In Methylomagnum ishizawai, one DNA window encodes the following:
- a CDS encoding iron-containing alcohol dehydrogenase gives MAPFSLGRLPRIEFGAGSLARLPAIAARYGQRWLIVTGNRSFRESPQAGPWFAALQAQGCVWEGVTVAGEPSPELVDGAVKAWRGAGIEGVIGIGGGSVLDAAKAIAGLLRPGNSVMDHLEGVGPELPYAGPATPFLAVPTTAGTGSEATKNAVLSRHGPDGFKKSFRDDRLMAEYAIVDPDLLAGCPPELIAANGMDALTQLLEAYVSIRANPITDALALQGLRAAREGLLAWYAGGASAALGREKMALASLLSGICLAQAGLGSVHGLAQPLGSLFPIPHGVVCGTLVAAATRSNIEAILTRDPQNPALAKYAEVGRLFAGNVGLAEADALALLVETLEDWTRAMKLPTLSALGVAGADVPRIVAHSRGSSMKTNPIVLSDDEIAGIVRARLA, from the coding sequence ATGGCACCCTTCAGCCTAGGCCGCTTGCCCCGCATCGAATTCGGCGCGGGCAGCCTCGCCCGGCTCCCGGCCATCGCGGCCCGTTACGGCCAACGCTGGTTGATCGTGACCGGGAACCGCTCGTTCCGGGAATCGCCCCAGGCCGGACCCTGGTTCGCGGCGCTCCAGGCGCAAGGCTGCGTTTGGGAAGGCGTGACGGTGGCGGGCGAACCCTCGCCGGAACTGGTGGACGGGGCGGTAAAGGCTTGGCGCGGGGCCGGGATCGAGGGCGTGATCGGCATCGGCGGCGGCAGCGTGCTGGACGCGGCCAAGGCCATCGCCGGCCTGCTGCGTCCCGGCAATTCGGTCATGGACCATCTGGAAGGCGTGGGACCGGAACTGCCCTACGCCGGACCCGCCACCCCGTTCCTGGCCGTGCCCACCACGGCGGGCACCGGCTCCGAGGCCACCAAGAACGCCGTGCTGTCGCGCCACGGCCCGGACGGTTTCAAGAAATCCTTCCGCGACGACCGGCTGATGGCCGAATACGCCATCGTCGATCCCGACCTGCTGGCGGGCTGCCCACCGGAACTCATCGCCGCCAACGGCATGGACGCCCTCACCCAGTTGTTGGAAGCCTATGTCTCGATCCGCGCCAATCCCATCACCGACGCCCTGGCTTTACAGGGTTTGCGGGCGGCGCGGGAAGGCTTGCTGGCTTGGTACGCAGGCGGGGCATCCGCCGCGCTGGGCCGGGAGAAAATGGCGCTGGCCTCGCTCCTGTCCGGTATTTGCCTGGCCCAGGCCGGGCTGGGTTCGGTGCATGGATTGGCCCAGCCCTTGGGCTCCTTGTTCCCGATTCCGCATGGGGTCGTATGCGGCACCCTGGTGGCGGCGGCGACCCGGAGCAATATCGAGGCGATACTAACCCGCGACCCCCAAAATCCGGCGCTGGCGAAATACGCCGAGGTCGGTCGCCTATTCGCCGGAAACGTGGGCTTGGCCGAAGCGGACGCCTTGGCCCTATTGGTAGAAACCTTGGAGGACTGGACCCGCGCCATGAAGTTGCCGACGCTGTCGGCGCTGGGCGTGGCCGGGGCGGATGTGCCGCGCATCGTCGCCCACAGCCGGGGTTCCAGTATGAAGACCAACCCCATCGTGCTGAGCGACGACGAGATCGCGGGCATCGTGCGGGCCAGGCTGGCTTGA
- a CDS encoding calcium-binding protein: MSNTLPTTGYNPVAIAPGASLALDAAAFPFSDADGDSLQKIKIASLPAEGQLLLDGQAVTAQATLLVGDLANLGYQAPAYQPSNPFGTWVQHLTFKVNDGQAWSQDNGTLDFFITPPTSTASNPVWTGDSANPLDDIHKGSGKPDLMIGYGGNDKLTGLGGNDQLFGEDGNDALYGGAGGDYLSGGAGGDTLTGNAGKDALRGGDGSDTLYGGNGKTTKQGAGSGSDALNGGGGNDKLYGGDGSDLLIGGAGSDILDGGKGKDNYGYSADDLGANTQDTVYATAGDRLLFTAPLWDGLHVGSSAAGKIDADHPIAFVPGSGQNPSLLEFDINQDGQFVEKDDFSVKLVGVHHIAVSGDGFVLT; this comes from the coding sequence ATGAGCAATACCCTCCCCACCACCGGCTACAACCCTGTCGCTATCGCCCCAGGTGCCAGCCTGGCCTTGGACGCCGCCGCTTTCCCCTTCTCCGACGCGGACGGCGACTCCCTGCAAAAGATCAAAATCGCCAGCCTGCCCGCCGAAGGCCAACTCCTGCTCGACGGGCAAGCGGTCACGGCCCAGGCCACCCTCCTGGTCGGCGACCTCGCCAACCTCGGCTATCAAGCACCAGCCTACCAGCCGTCGAACCCCTTCGGAACCTGGGTCCAGCACCTCACCTTCAAGGTGAACGATGGGCAGGCCTGGTCCCAGGACAACGGCACCCTGGACTTCTTCATCACCCCGCCCACCAGCACGGCCAGCAATCCGGTCTGGACCGGCGACAGCGCCAACCCCCTCGACGACATCCACAAGGGTTCGGGCAAACCAGACCTGATGATCGGCTATGGTGGCAACGACAAGCTCACCGGCCTGGGCGGCAACGACCAATTGTTCGGCGAAGACGGCAACGACGCCCTCTATGGCGGGGCGGGCGGCGACTACCTCTCCGGCGGCGCGGGCGGCGACACCCTGACCGGCAACGCGGGCAAGGACGCCCTCAGGGGCGGCGATGGCAGCGACACGCTCTACGGCGGCAACGGCAAGACCACCAAGCAGGGCGCGGGTTCGGGCAGCGACGCCCTCAATGGCGGCGGCGGCAACGACAAACTCTACGGCGGGGATGGCTCCGACCTTTTGATTGGCGGCGCGGGCAGCGATATCCTGGACGGCGGCAAGGGCAAGGACAACTATGGCTATAGCGCCGACGACCTCGGGGCGAATACCCAGGACACGGTCTACGCCACCGCCGGGGACCGGCTTTTGTTCACGGCCCCCCTGTGGGACGGCCTGCACGTGGGTTCCTCGGCGGCGGGCAAGATCGACGCCGACCACCCCATCGCCTTCGTGCCGGGTTCGGGCCAGAACCCCAGCCTGCTCGAATTCGATATCAACCAGGACGGGCAATTCGTCGAAAAGGACGATTTCTCCGTCAAATTGGTCGGCGTCCATCATATCGCCGTCTCGGGGGACGGCTTCGTGCTGACCTGA
- a CDS encoding antibiotic biosynthesis monooxygenase, producing the protein MHVTLVHVHVKPECVDAFIAATHANHAASVLEPGNRRFDVLRDPEQPNHFILYEAYASAGDATAHKQTPHYATWRDTVAEMMAEPRRGVPMLGLYPEA; encoded by the coding sequence ATGCACGTCACCCTGGTCCATGTCCATGTCAAGCCCGAATGCGTGGACGCCTTTATCGCAGCCACCCACGCCAACCATGCCGCCTCGGTGCTGGAACCCGGCAACCGCCGTTTCGACGTGCTACGCGACCCGGAGCAGCCCAACCATTTCATCCTCTACGAAGCCTATGCGTCCGCCGGGGACGCCACCGCCCATAAGCAAACGCCGCACTACGCCACCTGGCGCGACACCGTTGCCGAGATGATGGCCGAACCGCGCCGGGGCGTGCCCATGCTCGGCCTGTACCCCGAGGCTTGA